Part of the Streptomyces sp. RFCAC02 genome is shown below.
TTCCTGCCCGGCCACCCCGTACAACTCCTTCTGCGCCCCGGACTCCGGGTCCTGCCCGAACACGGCGACGACCGTGGCGAGCCCCGGCGTGTAACCGGCGAACCACGCGGCCTTGTCGTCCTCGGCCGTCCCCGTCTTGCCGGCCGCAGGCCGCCCCGCGGCCTGCGCCGCCGCCCCCGTGCCGACGCGGACCACGTCCCGCAGCAGCTCGGTCGTGCCGTCGGCCGCGTCACGGGAGACCGCGCGGGTCACGGGCCGCTCGGGCAGCTCCACCTCCTCGCCGTCCTGCGTCACCCCCGACACCAGCGTGACCTGGCGGTGCTCCCCGTGCCGGGCCAGCGTGGCGTACGCCTCCGCGACGTGCAGCGTGCTCGGCGTGGCGGTGCCGAGCGAGATCGAGCCCTCGGCCGAATCCAGCCCCGGCGTGTTGTCGGGGATGCCGAGCGCGACGGCCGTGTCCTTCACGCGGTCGGTGCCGACGTCCTCGCCCATCTGCGCGAACACCGCGTTCACCGACTGGTCCATCGCCTCGGCGACGGTGATCTCGCCGTAGTCCTCGTCGTTCTCGTTCTCCGGCGCCCAGCCGGTCTTCTCCCCGTCGCGGTCGACGACCTCGCGCCCGCTGTCGCCGTCGTACCGGGTGCGCGGCCCGATCCGGTCGCCGTCGCGCGTCTCGGCGTCGTGGTCGAGCGCGGCGGCGTAGACGAACGGCTTGAACGTCGACGCCGCCTGGTAGTCGCGGCGCGTCGCGTTGTTGACGAACTGTTCGGTGTAGTCCCGCCCGCCGTACATGGCGACGACCTCGCCGCTCGCCACGTCCACTGAGGTGGCGCCCACCCGTGCCCAGGCGTCGGGCGGCGCATCGGCGTCCAGGCCGTCGAGGAAGCCCTCCTCGACGGCCCGCGTCAGGGCGTCCTGGCGGTCGGGGTCGATCGTCGTGGTGATGCGGTAGCCGCCGGCGTGCAGCTCGTCCTCGTCCGCGACGCCGTTGGAGCGCAGCCACTCGGCCACCGCCTCCACGAGATAGCCGCGCTCGCCCGAGAACCGGTCGGTCGAGATCTCGCCGGGCTCGGGGAACGACATCTCCTCGCGCCGGTCCTGCTTCAGCCAGCCCTCCGACACCATGCCGTCGAGGACGTAGTTCCAGCGGGCGACGGCGCGGTCGCGGTTCTCCGGCACGGCACGCACGTCGTAGGAGCTGGGTGCGTTGAGCAGCGCGGCGAGGTAGGCGCCCTCCTCGACCGTGAGGTCCGCGGCCTCCTTGTCGTAGTAGGCGCGCGCCGCGGCCTGGATGCCGTACGCGTCGCGCCCGAAGTAGCTGGTGTTGAGGTAGCCCTCGAGGATATCGTCCTTGCTCTTCTCCCGGCCCAGCTTCACCGCGATGAACAGCTCCTTCACCTTGCGGCCGATGGTCTGCCGCTGGTCGAGGTAGTAGTTCTTCACGTACTGCTGGGTGATGGTGGAGCCGGACTGCTTGCCCTCGCCGCGCACCATGTTCCACGCGGCGCGCGTCATGGCGCGCAGGTCCACGGGCGGGTCGTCGTAGAAGCTGCGGTCCTCGGCGGCCAGCACGGCGCGGCGGACGTGCAGCGGCACCTCGGACAGGGGGACGTTCTCGCGGTTCACGTCGCCCGCGACGGCGATCCGGCTGCCGTCCGCGTACAGGTACACATTGCTCTGCGCTGCCGCCGCCGCCTTCGGCTCGGGGATGTCGACGAGCAGGTAGCCGGCCACCAGGGCGCCCATCACGACGACGACGGCCAGCAGGACGCCGCCGAGCGCCACGCGCCAGGGCGGGATCAGCCGGCGCAGGCCGCGCCGCCGGCGCGCGGGGGCGGGGGAGGCCGCGGCCAGCGCCGTACGGGAGGCCCACCGCGGGTCGCTCCCGGCACGCCCACGCCGCTGTGCCCGCTGTCCCGGGTCTCCGCTGTCGCTCATGGCGCTCCCGTCGGCTCCCGCACCCTGTGTACCGCGCTGTCCGTGGACCACTGTGGCACTGTGCGTGACCGAGCCGGACGTATGCGCCTCCGCTGGCGTGCCCGGTCACCCGGAAGGGGGCCGCCGGGATCAGAGCGACCGGTCGGGCTCCGGGGCCGCCAGCTCGGCCGGGTCGACGGCACCGGCCATGGCCGCGTAACCGGCGTCGCTGGGGTGGAGACCGTCACCCGAGTCGTACGCCGCCAGGAGGTGCTGGGGTCGCATCGGGTCGCGCAGGGCCTTGTCGAAGTCCGCGACCGCGTCGAAGACGCCGCCGGCCCGGATCGCCGCGTTGACCTGCTGGCGGACCCGCTCCAGCTCCACCCCGTCGTCGCCCGAGACGCCGAACGGGGTGAGCGTCGTGCCGACCACCCGCAGCCCGGCCTCGTGCGCGCGTGCCACGAGCTGCTCCAGGCCCGCGACGACCGCTGCCGGGTCCGTCTGGTGCGGCTGGAGGATCAGGTCGTTGATGCCGATCTGGACGAAGAGCGTGCGCACGCCCGCCTCGTCGAGCACGTCCGTGTCGAGCCGGGCCAGGGCGGAGGGGCCGTAGTAGTAGCGCTCGGGTGTCGCGTCACGGAGGAGGCGGTTGCCGCTGATGCCCTGGTTCAGGACGGCCATGTGGGGCGCGCCCGGCTCGTCCCGCAGGCGGTCGGCGAGGAAGTCCGTCCAGCGGTGGTTCGCTCCCGGCGTGGAGGTGATGCCGTCCGTCAGCGAGTCGCCGAGGACGACGACGGCGCCGTCGGCGTACGGGGTGTGGACCTGCACGCCGGTGAGGTAGCGCCAGTACGTGGTCGTGTCGGTGTACGGGGTGCCGGTCTCGTCGGCGGCCACGGCCCCGGTGGCCGCGTAGCTGGTCTGCTGCGCCATCCGGTGGTAGGTGACCGTGCCCGACGCCTCCGGCGCGTACACGGTGACGAGCAGGTCGGCGTCCGCGGGCACCTCCAGGCCCATGGCGTCGCTGACCACCGTCTCGCCC
Proteins encoded:
- a CDS encoding transglycosylase domain-containing protein, with the translated sequence MSDSGDPGQRAQRRGRAGSDPRWASRTALAAASPAPARRRRGLRRLIPPWRVALGGVLLAVVVVMGALVAGYLLVDIPEPKAAAAAQSNVYLYADGSRIAVAGDVNRENVPLSEVPLHVRRAVLAAEDRSFYDDPPVDLRAMTRAAWNMVRGEGKQSGSTITQQYVKNYYLDQRQTIGRKVKELFIAVKLGREKSKDDILEGYLNTSYFGRDAYGIQAAARAYYDKEAADLTVEEGAYLAALLNAPSSYDVRAVPENRDRAVARWNYVLDGMVSEGWLKQDRREEMSFPEPGEISTDRFSGERGYLVEAVAEWLRSNGVADEDELHAGGYRITTTIDPDRQDALTRAVEEGFLDGLDADAPPDAWARVGATSVDVASGEVVAMYGGRDYTEQFVNNATRRDYQAASTFKPFVYAAALDHDAETRDGDRIGPRTRYDGDSGREVVDRDGEKTGWAPENENDEDYGEITVAEAMDQSVNAVFAQMGEDVGTDRVKDTAVALGIPDNTPGLDSAEGSISLGTATPSTLHVAEAYATLARHGEHRQVTLVSGVTQDGEEVELPERPVTRAVSRDAADGTTELLRDVVRVGTGAAAQAAGRPAAGKTGTAEDDKAAWFAGYTPGLATVVAVFGQDPESGAQKELYGVAGQERISGGGFPAQIWARYTAEALDGEPVREFDLRTRRPAPELRPGGQDSDTAPDEDPGETGDGGEDGGEEETDEPDEPSAPSSGPGRRDEEDAPAPGGTGGTGDEETAEPTGPAQPSPPTAPDSPGTDGGDATD
- a CDS encoding SGNH/GDSL hydrolase family protein, translating into MKVRWGFALLAGLLAVLLGVVVSVGTGREERRDLAAPEPETQAPAQSDAERAPDGAWVGTWSAAPTGAEPGTRDGLPGQALRNVVHTSVAGSSVRIELSNAYGSAPVTFTEVTVALGAGSGAAARPGSLVPVTFGGGTSVTIPVGETVVSDAMGLEVPADADLLVTVYAPEASGTVTYHRMAQQTSYAATGAVAADETGTPYTDTTTYWRYLTGVQVHTPYADGAVVVLGDSLTDGITSTPGANHRWTDFLADRLRDEPGAPHMAVLNQGISGNRLLRDATPERYYYGPSALARLDTDVLDEAGVRTLFVQIGINDLILQPHQTDPAAVVAGLEQLVARAHEAGLRVVGTTLTPFGVSGDDGVELERVRQQVNAAIRAGGVFDAVADFDKALRDPMRPQHLLAAYDSGDGLHPSDAGYAAMAGAVDPAELAAPEPDRSL